One Pseudonocardia abyssalis DNA segment encodes these proteins:
- a CDS encoding peptidylprolyl isomerase has translation MTRSALIERTADLARRTVVPAGRRGRALLAAVLALALTAVVGGHLISRAGQLPEDAAFRIGDRVVSVEELDDEVDTLKALYGVQPPTEPAALDAFRRDAAKAYAVALILERAAQDGGIVIADKSAQDVFDRYVSDQLGEGADARRQLVEALGNAGTSERAVLVEVKRQLAVGQLLEQVTRDVSVSDDDVASAFDERRAEIDTPELRHLANMVLPDERAADDAAARVRAGEPFAEVARQVSNDAATRDQGGDLGTVPAAPLEDAYAAAAFAATPNDVFGPVQGLHGWNVGTVLEVTPPAPAVYEQVLEPLRAQLELERSTQAWREWLAARISDAAVQYADAYRPADPDAPPATGPAAQDPAPAAPVPPGTSPPR, from the coding sequence ATGACGCGCTCCGCGTTGATCGAACGAACCGCCGACCTGGCGCGCCGGACCGTCGTGCCGGCCGGCAGGCGCGGTCGAGCGCTGTTGGCCGCGGTGCTGGCGCTGGCGTTGACCGCCGTGGTCGGGGGTCACCTGATCTCGCGGGCGGGTCAGCTCCCCGAGGACGCGGCGTTCCGGATCGGCGACCGGGTGGTGTCCGTCGAGGAGCTCGACGACGAGGTGGACACCTTGAAGGCGCTCTACGGTGTGCAGCCCCCGACGGAACCCGCGGCGCTGGACGCCTTCCGGCGCGACGCGGCGAAGGCGTACGCGGTGGCGCTGATCCTCGAGCGGGCGGCCCAGGACGGCGGCATCGTCATCGCGGACAAGTCCGCCCAGGACGTCTTCGACCGGTATGTGAGCGACCAACTCGGGGAGGGCGCCGACGCGCGTCGACAGCTCGTCGAGGCGCTCGGTAACGCGGGAACGTCGGAACGGGCCGTCCTCGTCGAGGTCAAGCGGCAGCTCGCTGTGGGGCAGCTCCTGGAACAGGTCACGCGAGACGTCTCCGTCTCCGACGACGACGTCGCGAGCGCGTTCGACGAGCGGCGAGCAGAGATCGACACCCCGGAGCTCCGTCATCTGGCGAACATGGTGCTGCCCGACGAACGGGCCGCTGATGATGCCGCCGCCCGGGTTCGTGCCGGCGAGCCATTTGCCGAGGTGGCGCGTCAGGTGAGCAACGACGCCGCGACGCGCGACCAGGGCGGCGATCTCGGCACGGTGCCGGCCGCCCCGCTCGAGGACGCCTATGCGGCCGCGGCCTTCGCCGCAACCCCGAACGACGTGTTCGGTCCGGTGCAGGGACTGCACGGCTGGAACGTGGGCACCGTGCTCGAGGTGACCCCTCCGGCTCCGGCGGTGTACGAACAGGTCCTGGAGCCACTCCGTGCCCAGCTGGAGTTGGAGCGCAGCACCCAGGCGTGGCGCGAGTGGCTGGCGGCCCGCATCTCCGACGCCGCCGTCCAGTACGCGGACGCGTATCGCCCGGCTGATCCGGATGCCCCTCCGGCGACCGGGCCCGCAGCGCAGGACCCGGCACCCGCGGCGCCGGTGCCGCCGGGGACGAGCCCGCCGCGATGA
- a CDS encoding MlaD family protein, with the protein MKTKANMFTRALDHARNEPGLLRNVVVVAGLLLLSAVVGGYIFSQARASWPWEQHFEFTATFDQAPAISPGNGQEVRIAGVKVGEIRSASVTDNGDAALNLTLDPEYRVYENARLVLRPKSPLNEMYIELSPGGPPARELAEGDVLPASASVRPVQVDEVFGHLDANVQSALTTLLAESDAALANAPQALPAGLQAADGLVQRMEPVNVALQTRRDALERLMTALAQIAEAAGENDERLARLAASMQATLRVTGERSGDIDAVLTELPGLSDQLRAATGGVLELSEQLDPTLDNLREASDSLPDSLSRVTGVVDRAGEIVDTARPVLENARPVVDDLRPIVGDLNAALPDLKASTERLEYLTAYSLPYLVDLQAFVFNTTSAYSLRDSNGGILRGMQQYSPESLTGLTGLLENRPELFEPPGGAGAPPLTLPNPLPDN; encoded by the coding sequence ATGAAGACGAAGGCGAACATGTTCACCAGGGCCCTGGACCACGCGCGCAACGAGCCCGGCCTGCTGCGCAACGTCGTGGTCGTGGCCGGCCTGCTCCTGCTCTCGGCCGTCGTCGGCGGCTACATCTTCAGCCAGGCCCGGGCCAGCTGGCCGTGGGAGCAGCATTTCGAGTTCACCGCCACCTTCGACCAGGCTCCCGCGATCAGCCCGGGCAACGGGCAGGAGGTGCGCATCGCCGGCGTGAAGGTAGGGGAGATCCGCAGCGCATCGGTCACCGACAACGGTGACGCGGCCCTGAACCTCACGCTGGACCCGGAGTACCGCGTGTACGAGAACGCGCGCCTCGTCCTCCGGCCGAAGAGCCCGTTGAACGAGATGTACATCGAGCTGTCGCCGGGCGGGCCGCCGGCCCGCGAACTGGCCGAGGGCGATGTGCTACCGGCCAGTGCCAGCGTCCGTCCGGTGCAGGTGGACGAGGTGTTCGGACACCTGGACGCCAACGTGCAGTCTGCGCTGACGACACTGTTGGCCGAGTCCGACGCCGCGCTGGCGAACGCGCCGCAGGCGCTGCCCGCCGGTCTCCAGGCGGCCGACGGCCTGGTCCAGCGCATGGAGCCGGTGAACGTGGCGCTGCAGACCCGCCGCGACGCGCTCGAACGCCTCATGACGGCGCTGGCCCAGATCGCCGAGGCGGCCGGCGAGAACGACGAGCGGCTGGCGCGTCTCGCCGCGTCGATGCAGGCGACGCTGCGCGTGACAGGGGAACGCAGCGGCGACATCGACGCGGTCCTGACCGAGCTCCCCGGACTCTCCGACCAGCTGCGCGCGGCGACGGGCGGCGTCCTGGAGCTCAGCGAACAGCTCGACCCCACCCTCGACAACCTTCGGGAGGCCAGCGACTCCCTGCCGGACTCGCTCTCGCGGGTCACCGGCGTCGTCGACCGCGCCGGTGAGATCGTGGACACGGCGCGTCCCGTCCTCGAGAACGCCCGACCGGTCGTCGACGACCTGCGACCGATCGTGGGCGACCTGAACGCCGCACTGCCCGACCTGAAGGCGAGCACCGAACGGCTCGAGTACCTCACCGCGTACTCGCTGCCGTACCTCGTCGACCTGCAGGCCTTCGTGTTCAACACCACGTCGGCCTACAGCCTCCGGGACAGCAACGGCGGCATCCTCCGCGGCATGCAGCAGTACAGCCCCGAATCGCTGACCGGGCTGACCGGTCTGCTGGAGAACCGGCCGGAGCTCTTCGAGCCGCCGGGTGGCGCCGGTGCGCCACCGCTCACGCTTCCCAACCCGCTGCCGGACAACTAG
- a CDS encoding MlaD family protein, with translation MRTMLPTLLHPRLMVLVAFTAVCTALFGYLWVNSGGRIPLITATGYRVSVDFPEVSNLVYDSEVRLAGVPVGQIAGLEAVDGVARVELELRSNFPLHEGLRIEARNKTLIQETYLDIVDGSGPEIPDGARLPADVAVPAVELDDVLRSLDAPTRDSLGGLLRSADEATSGSSRDISAAVRGLGDVGREGGVALNALADQSEDLEQLSRQTATVLAALDAREGQIAQLVTDSELLFSATAENGEHIATTMRTLPGLLDVTHDASDDLTSLSTNLGPVAADLREAAPDLSDALRQLPETSADLRGMLPSLQQVLDEAPATLDRTPQFAEGTSGFIGATDVALSDVNPMLSYMEPYGRDVSAFFSNFAQALNRGDANGKTLRIFMVFNEASYRGQPVSTNQIPLLDRSNAYPAPGSADRPGPFDGQYTRVQQDPPR, from the coding sequence ATGCGCACAATGCTGCCTACTCTCCTGCATCCACGGCTGATGGTCCTCGTGGCGTTCACCGCGGTGTGCACCGCCCTGTTCGGCTACCTCTGGGTCAACTCCGGGGGTCGGATCCCGTTGATCACCGCGACCGGTTACCGGGTCAGCGTGGACTTCCCCGAGGTGTCCAACCTCGTCTACGACTCCGAGGTGCGGCTGGCCGGCGTCCCGGTCGGACAGATCGCCGGTCTGGAGGCGGTGGACGGGGTGGCCCGGGTCGAGCTCGAGCTCCGCTCGAACTTCCCGCTGCACGAGGGTCTCCGGATCGAGGCCCGCAACAAGACCCTCATCCAGGAGACCTACCTGGACATCGTCGACGGTTCCGGACCCGAGATCCCCGACGGTGCCCGACTCCCGGCCGACGTCGCGGTGCCGGCGGTCGAACTCGACGACGTGCTGCGCAGCCTGGATGCGCCCACCCGGGACTCTCTCGGCGGGCTGCTGCGCTCGGCGGACGAGGCCACTTCCGGGAGCTCGCGAGACATCTCCGCCGCGGTGCGGGGACTGGGCGACGTGGGCCGCGAGGGCGGTGTCGCGCTGAACGCACTGGCCGACCAGTCCGAGGACCTCGAGCAGCTGTCACGCCAGACCGCGACGGTGCTCGCGGCACTCGATGCCAGGGAGGGGCAGATCGCCCAACTCGTGACCGACTCGGAGCTGCTGTTCTCGGCGACCGCGGAGAACGGCGAGCACATCGCGACGACGATGCGCACGCTGCCCGGGCTGCTGGACGTCACCCACGACGCCTCGGACGACCTCACGTCGTTGTCGACGAACCTCGGACCGGTTGCGGCCGACCTCCGGGAGGCCGCTCCGGACCTGTCCGATGCCCTCCGGCAGCTCCCGGAGACCTCTGCCGATCTCCGCGGGATGCTTCCGTCGCTGCAGCAGGTGCTGGACGAGGCCCCGGCGACGCTCGATCGGACCCCGCAGTTCGCGGAGGGGACGAGCGGGTTCATCGGTGCGACCGATGTCGCGCTGTCCGACGTCAACCCGATGTTGTCCTACATGGAGCCCTACGGGCGAGACGTCTCCGCGTTCTTCTCGAACTTCGCGCAGGCGCTGAACCGGGGTGACGCGAACGGGAAGACGCTGCGCATCTTCATGGTGTTCAACGAGGCGTCCTACCGCGGGCAGCCGGTGAGCACGAACCAGATCCCCCTCCTGGACAGGTCCAACGCCTACCCCGCGCCCGGCAGCGCGGACAGGCCCGGTCCGTTCGACGGTCAGTACACGCGCGTCCAGCAGGACCCGCCACGATGA
- a CDS encoding MlaD family protein, with protein MAGPRSGDTRALLVGVVVLAFFAVSLYSGINAHKGLPGADRTLVTAMFEDTGGLRPGDDVRIARARAGRVDDVQLVDGRSAVTLGFDGDRDIYRNATASVDSRSALGQRIVNVDPGTPDAGELGSDAIPVSQTVSSENLDSLFSLFDEPTRAAMASTLRETGGGLAGHGGDLQDILTTAPDLLPDLGTVSRALAEDEGRDLTAMLAAADRLSARFEGRQDQLASLTGQLATTLSAIDADGGEPLAQALDRAPATLREAREAMVALQPPLSDLDVAMADLRPGAEGLGASTPDLRGVLVESVPPLDRLPDVAEQAVPAVEALTTTMVDARPFAPRAAEALASANPFLTTLAPYAPDIGLFFTNWADALSRGDDGPGDPDSRHLRVTLIPHTESVTGQAGIEDPFVARNPYPAPGEAGEDSTGSLPVPSNGDN; from the coding sequence ATGGCCGGACCGAGAAGTGGGGACACCCGCGCGCTGCTCGTCGGAGTCGTCGTCCTCGCGTTCTTCGCCGTATCCCTCTACAGCGGCATCAACGCGCACAAGGGGCTTCCCGGAGCGGACCGCACCCTCGTGACCGCGATGTTCGAGGACACCGGGGGCCTTCGGCCCGGCGACGACGTGCGAATCGCGCGTGCCCGCGCCGGGCGGGTCGACGATGTGCAGCTCGTCGACGGGCGCTCCGCGGTCACCCTCGGTTTCGACGGTGACCGGGACATCTACCGCAACGCCACGGCGTCGGTGGACAGTCGCTCCGCCCTCGGCCAGCGCATCGTGAACGTCGACCCCGGCACCCCGGACGCGGGCGAGCTCGGGTCCGACGCGATCCCGGTGTCGCAGACCGTGTCGTCGGAGAACCTCGACTCGCTCTTCTCCCTGTTCGACGAGCCGACGCGAGCGGCCATGGCGTCCACGCTGCGCGAGACCGGCGGCGGCCTGGCCGGGCACGGTGGCGACCTGCAGGACATCCTCACCACCGCACCGGACCTGCTCCCGGATCTCGGCACGGTGTCACGCGCACTGGCCGAGGACGAGGGTCGTGACCTCACCGCGATGTTGGCGGCCGCCGACCGGCTGTCCGCCCGTTTCGAGGGCCGCCAGGACCAGCTCGCGTCCCTCACCGGTCAGCTGGCGACCACCCTGTCCGCGATCGACGCGGACGGCGGCGAGCCGTTGGCCCAGGCGCTCGACCGCGCGCCGGCGACACTGCGCGAGGCCCGCGAGGCGATGGTGGCACTCCAGCCTCCGCTGTCCGATCTGGATGTGGCGATGGCCGATCTGCGTCCGGGTGCCGAAGGTCTCGGGGCGAGCACGCCGGATCTGCGCGGGGTGCTGGTGGAGAGCGTTCCGCCGCTCGACCGGCTGCCCGACGTGGCCGAGCAGGCCGTGCCGGCTGTCGAGGCGCTGACCACGACGATGGTCGACGCGCGCCCCTTCGCGCCCCGAGCGGCCGAGGCCCTCGCCAGTGCGAACCCCTTCCTGACCACGCTCGCTCCCTACGCGCCGGACATCGGCCTCTTCTTCACCAACTGGGCGGACGCGCTGAGCCGGGGCGACGACGGCCCGGGCGACCCCGACAGCCGCCACCTGCGGGTGACCCTGATCCCGCACACGGAGTCGGTGACGGGACAGGCGGGAATCGAGGACCCGTTCGTGGCCCGCAACCCCTACCCGGCTCCAGGCGAGGCCGGCGAGGACAGCACCGGTTCGTTGCCCGTGCCGTCGAACGGAGACAACTGA
- a CDS encoding MlaD family protein, giving the protein MITSATRTWLMVRLRVVVLTLAAAAAATAATVPVQYAAADNQLVAMFADASPLLEGNDVQVGGVPVGRIDTMEVVGTESRVTMTIEPSALPVHRDARLTIRPVSLLGERYLDLDRGSPDTPVLAPGEALPSSQTEQPPDLDQILNALDDPTAGALGATVSTLGEGMQGNGANADAAIVALAPALGDTEELVSVLEGQTELLTRLIENAEPVAGALATEDGQRLDQLVTSADMLLATTADRQEALEATLIEMPSTLAAARAALEDLAGVTRSTTPSLRAMRPVTDDLSEISAELQRFADSADPALASADPVLERAAELLAAARPVTAALRPAGPDLRGTAGALAPVVNEFADALPSFWSFIEGWALTTNGHDGLSHYFRALVTVNTDQITRALPPAAPLIDGNPDEDGAAGLPLPGITPEGAPMGGILQPGSGADGGVTGLDPEQEGDALSYLLGDN; this is encoded by the coding sequence ATGATCACCTCCGCAACCCGGACCTGGCTCATGGTGCGGCTCCGCGTCGTGGTCCTCACCCTCGCCGCCGCCGCGGCCGCGACGGCCGCGACCGTCCCTGTGCAGTACGCCGCCGCCGACAACCAGCTCGTCGCGATGTTCGCCGACGCCAGCCCTCTGCTGGAGGGCAACGACGTGCAGGTCGGTGGCGTGCCCGTCGGAAGGATCGACACGATGGAGGTCGTCGGCACCGAGTCCCGGGTGACGATGACCATCGAGCCCTCCGCCCTTCCGGTGCATCGGGACGCGCGGCTGACGATCCGCCCGGTCAGCCTCCTCGGTGAGCGCTACCTCGACCTGGACCGCGGGTCTCCGGACACGCCCGTCCTGGCCCCGGGGGAGGCGCTCCCGTCATCGCAGACCGAGCAGCCCCCGGATCTCGACCAGATCCTCAACGCCCTCGACGACCCCACGGCGGGCGCACTCGGCGCCACGGTGTCGACCCTGGGCGAGGGGATGCAGGGCAACGGCGCGAACGCCGACGCGGCGATCGTCGCGCTGGCCCCGGCCCTGGGCGACACCGAGGAGCTGGTGTCCGTCCTCGAAGGCCAGACCGAGTTGTTGACCCGGCTCATCGAGAACGCCGAGCCGGTGGCGGGGGCGCTCGCCACCGAGGACGGCCAGCGCCTGGACCAGCTGGTCACCTCCGCCGACATGCTGCTGGCCACGACGGCCGACCGGCAGGAGGCACTCGAGGCGACGCTCATCGAGATGCCGTCGACCCTCGCCGCGGCCCGCGCGGCCCTCGAGGACCTCGCCGGCGTCACGCGATCCACGACCCCGTCGCTCAGGGCGATGCGACCGGTGACCGACGACCTCAGCGAGATCTCGGCGGAACTGCAGAGGTTCGCCGATTCCGCCGACCCGGCGCTGGCGAGCGCCGATCCGGTGCTGGAGCGGGCGGCGGAGCTGCTCGCCGCGGCCCGACCGGTGACGGCCGCCCTTCGGCCGGCCGGTCCCGATCTGCGCGGTACGGCCGGCGCTCTGGCACCGGTCGTCAACGAGTTCGCCGATGCGCTACCCAGCTTCTGGAGCTTCATCGAGGGGTGGGCCCTGACGACGAACGGCCATGACGGTCTGTCGCACTACTTCCGCGCGCTCGTCACGGTCAACACCGACCAGATCACGCGTGCGCTGCCGCCTGCGGCGCCATTGATCGACGGCAACCCGGACGAGGACGGCGCCGCCGGCCTGCCGTTGCCCGGCATCACCCCGGAGGGCGCGCCGATGGGCGGCATCCTCCAGCCCGGCAGCGGCGCCGACGGTGGTGTCACGGGGCTCGACCCCGAGCAGGAGGGCGACGCCCTCTCCTACCTCTTGGGAGACAACTGA
- a CDS encoding MlaD family protein, whose amino-acid sequence MTPTLRPGAEGRSPARRWASSTFGIGVLALVLTLGVGYVMFQKDMLTVELTPGDTMTIHFAQDYRLRTYVTPVKVGGVKVGRVSDIERLPDGSALVEVKLEPGMADKVGSAPSAAIRPTIILGGNYYLEVVPGGLHGDPFTGEIPVERTSVPVELDRISATLQPDARAGVRSSTDRLDQALRDGGREALEGLVQNAPGALGPGADVLRAAQGSNTGDLTRVVSGIESAAVTLSRNEGQLDAIVGDLATTSRVLGTRSQDVSELLADLPATLQTTDAGLRRLDTTLAKLRETADPARGVVGELGTLIEHADPVLVAALPVVRDLREVLADTRPLVEDLVPASERGTDVLDDVRGPVLERVNGPIVDTVLSPYEGTGPYEGSGGDGKPLYEELGFMVSSIDRASKATDANGATVGFQPGFGAATVSGTPVSLEQLFANLAGFQNPDAEGAGR is encoded by the coding sequence ATGACTCCCACACTGCGCCCCGGCGCTGAAGGCCGAAGCCCGGCGCGTCGTTGGGCGTCCTCGACCTTCGGCATCGGCGTACTGGCCCTCGTGCTGACGTTGGGTGTCGGCTACGTGATGTTCCAGAAGGACATGCTGACCGTCGAGCTCACGCCCGGCGACACGATGACCATCCACTTCGCCCAGGACTACCGGCTCCGGACGTACGTCACGCCCGTGAAGGTCGGCGGGGTGAAGGTGGGTCGGGTCTCCGACATCGAACGCCTGCCGGACGGCTCGGCCCTCGTCGAGGTGAAGCTCGAGCCGGGGATGGCGGACAAGGTCGGCTCCGCTCCGAGCGCCGCCATCCGACCGACGATCATCCTGGGCGGCAACTACTACCTGGAGGTCGTCCCGGGCGGGCTGCACGGTGACCCGTTCACCGGGGAGATCCCGGTCGAACGCACCTCTGTCCCGGTCGAGCTCGACCGGATCTCCGCCACGCTGCAGCCCGACGCCCGGGCCGGGGTGCGGTCGTCGACCGACCGTCTGGACCAGGCGCTGCGTGATGGTGGGCGCGAGGCCCTGGAGGGTCTCGTCCAGAACGCACCCGGCGCGCTCGGACCGGGCGCGGACGTGCTGCGGGCCGCCCAGGGTTCGAACACGGGCGACCTGACCCGGGTGGTGAGCGGGATCGAGTCCGCCGCCGTCACCTTGAGCCGCAACGAAGGGCAGCTCGACGCCATCGTCGGTGACCTGGCGACGACCAGTCGGGTGCTCGGGACCCGCAGCCAGGACGTGTCGGAGCTGTTGGCCGATCTCCCCGCGACGCTGCAGACGACCGACGCCGGTCTGCGCCGGCTGGACACGACCCTCGCGAAGCTGCGGGAGACCGCCGACCCCGCCCGCGGCGTGGTGGGCGAGCTCGGCACGCTGATCGAGCACGCGGATCCGGTTCTGGTCGCGGCGCTCCCGGTCGTGCGTGACCTGCGTGAGGTCCTCGCCGACACGCGCCCCCTCGTGGAGGACCTGGTCCCCGCCAGCGAGCGCGGCACGGACGTGCTCGACGACGTCCGCGGCCCGGTCCTGGAGCGGGTCAACGGTCCGATCGTCGACACCGTGCTCTCGCCCTACGAGGGCACCGGCCCCTACGAGGGGTCGGGTGGTGACGGCAAACCGCTCTACGAGGAGCTCGGTTTCATGGTCTCCAGCATCGATCGGGCCTCCAAGGCGACCGACGCCAACGGCGCAACGGTCGGTTTCCAGCCCGGGTTCGGCGCGGCGACCGTCTCCGGCACACCGGTCAGCCTGGAGCAGCTCTTCGCCAACCTGGCCGGCTTCCAGAACCCGGACGCGGAAGGGGCAGGTCGATGA
- a CDS encoding MMPL family transporter → MTAASGWRSVRPGRRRLVGAAAVLVAVAFLAGGLVRLEVATGVDSFVPSSDPAIDQFDGFARSFGADPVVVLLESAEPRRLLEGERLLGLLKLEGQLAGLPDVAAVYGPATILNQVAGRSQDLLAELAGRRQGIRQTAEATARRGGVSESEALAAADRASAEFDTRYGSLLAQGLPAGLPTIRNDSFVAAATYDPTGQPRPQWRFVVPSDRSAAVLVRPRQGLGQAETERLVERVRTVVASAGLEADEVTVSGVPSVVAALGEQVRKEVPLVGGLAIAAVALCFFLTPWTSRRRRLLPVVTTLLATAAVLATLGWIGRPTSLGVVAFLPVLLGIGSYYPTYFAQHAGRRVVVVVAFATACSFWSLLLSPLPFVRDLGLVLGLGVLAACGVGALLIRTAAVTAPQPAPAPSPDLGPQRATSSRRTRSAVLVAAGLVALCGWVALPTLPLQADFDSFIDGLPAGAQVDELQQALGSTGEVDIVLRGPDVTSPEALAWMQTAQETVITGHGDRLRPAISAPTLLGFLGVQPSTEQITSGLRLLPPYLVGSVIGADHTVAALVFGSTVEDAVELQVLRDEVLGSLPPPPASFEVEITGLPMLAARAHELVSGDRYLANLAGVAAAGLVLAVGLGRRRPDAARAVAAAVIATGVGLLLIRLVGLPLNPVTVALGSLTAAVGCEFTVMLTEARRRAHRGLRRSVLLAAATSAVGYLVLAVSGLGAIREFGLLLAGSVLLALAAAQLVIWAWPVPVAAVPEPVPADEPAATVNAVIGVG, encoded by the coding sequence ATGACAGCGGCGAGCGGATGGCGCTCCGTACGGCCGGGCCGTCGACGTCTGGTCGGCGCGGCCGCGGTCCTCGTGGCCGTGGCCTTCCTGGCCGGCGGCCTGGTCCGCCTCGAGGTCGCGACCGGCGTCGACTCGTTCGTCCCCTCCTCGGATCCGGCGATCGACCAGTTCGACGGGTTCGCGAGGTCCTTCGGGGCCGACCCGGTCGTCGTGCTGCTGGAGTCGGCCGAGCCGCGCCGGCTGCTGGAGGGGGAACGGCTCCTCGGGCTCCTGAAGCTCGAGGGTCAGCTGGCCGGACTCCCCGACGTCGCCGCCGTCTACGGGCCCGCCACCATCCTGAACCAGGTGGCGGGCCGGTCGCAGGACCTGTTGGCGGAGTTGGCGGGGCGGCGTCAGGGCATCCGGCAGACGGCTGAGGCCACGGCTCGCCGTGGCGGGGTCTCCGAGTCCGAGGCACTCGCGGCCGCGGATCGGGCGAGCGCCGAGTTCGACACACGTTACGGATCACTGCTCGCCCAGGGCCTGCCTGCCGGTCTGCCCACGATCCGCAACGACTCCTTCGTGGCCGCTGCCACCTATGACCCGACCGGGCAGCCGCGGCCGCAGTGGCGGTTCGTCGTGCCGTCGGACCGGTCGGCCGCCGTGCTCGTACGTCCTCGCCAGGGCCTCGGGCAGGCGGAGACCGAGCGGCTCGTCGAGCGGGTGCGGACCGTCGTCGCGAGTGCTGGGCTCGAGGCCGACGAGGTGACCGTGTCCGGCGTCCCGTCGGTGGTCGCGGCGCTGGGGGAGCAGGTCCGCAAGGAGGTGCCTCTCGTCGGTGGTCTCGCGATCGCCGCGGTCGCACTGTGCTTCTTCCTCACCCCGTGGACCAGTCGTCGACGTCGGCTGCTGCCGGTGGTGACCACCCTGCTGGCGACGGCCGCGGTTCTCGCCACGCTCGGATGGATCGGTCGTCCCACCTCGCTCGGCGTGGTCGCCTTCCTGCCGGTGCTGCTGGGGATCGGGAGCTACTACCCGACCTACTTCGCGCAGCACGCCGGACGGCGCGTGGTGGTCGTCGTCGCCTTCGCGACGGCCTGCAGCTTCTGGTCCCTGTTGCTCTCCCCGCTGCCGTTCGTGCGCGACCTCGGCCTGGTGTTGGGGCTGGGCGTACTGGCGGCGTGCGGCGTGGGCGCGCTGCTGATCCGCACCGCGGCCGTCACCGCGCCGCAGCCCGCTCCGGCGCCATCGCCCGACCTCGGGCCGCAGCGGGCGACCTCCTCACGCCGCACCCGGAGCGCGGTCCTCGTGGCGGCCGGGCTCGTCGCGCTCTGTGGATGGGTGGCGTTGCCGACGCTGCCCCTGCAGGCCGACTTCGACTCCTTCATCGACGGTCTGCCCGCCGGTGCGCAGGTCGACGAGCTCCAGCAGGCGCTGGGCAGTACCGGCGAGGTGGACATCGTGCTGCGCGGCCCCGACGTCACGTCACCGGAGGCGTTGGCCTGGATGCAGACGGCGCAGGAAACGGTGATCACCGGACACGGGGACCGTCTGCGTCCCGCCATCTCGGCGCCGACGCTGCTCGGCTTCCTCGGGGTGCAACCGTCGACCGAACAGATCACGTCCGGTCTCCGGCTGCTGCCCCCCTACCTCGTGGGATCGGTGATCGGGGCGGACCACACGGTCGCGGCCCTGGTCTTCGGCAGCACGGTCGAGGACGCGGTCGAACTGCAGGTCCTCCGGGACGAGGTGCTCGGCTCGTTGCCGCCGCCACCTGCCTCCTTCGAGGTGGAGATCACCGGCCTGCCGATGCTCGCCGCCCGGGCGCACGAGCTGGTCTCGGGCGATCGCTACCTGGCGAACCTCGCCGGCGTGGCTGCGGCCGGGCTGGTCCTCGCGGTGGGGCTGGGGCGCCGCCGCCCGGACGCGGCGCGCGCAGTGGCGGCCGCAGTGATCGCGACCGGGGTCGGACTGCTCCTCATCCGGCTGGTCGGCCTGCCGCTCAACCCCGTGACGGTGGCGCTCGGCTCGTTGACCGCCGCGGTGGGGTGCGAGTTCACCGTGATGCTGACCGAGGCACGCAGGCGCGCCCATCGCGGGTTGCGTCGATCGGTCCTCCTGGCCGCTGCGACGTCCGCGGTGGGCTACCTCGTCCTCGCCGTCTCGGGCCTGGGCGCGATCCGCGAGTTCGGGCTGCTCCTGGCGGGTTCGGTGCTGTTGGCGCTGGCCGCCGCCCAGCTCGTCATCTGGGCCTGGCCGGTCCCCGTCGCGGCCGTTCCCGAGCCGGTTCCGGCCGACGAACCGGCCGCAACCGTGAACGCAGTGATTGGAGTTGGGTGA